A single genomic interval of Camelina sativa cultivar DH55 chromosome 11, Cs, whole genome shotgun sequence harbors:
- the LOC104727908 gene encoding heat stress transcription factor A-1-like, which produces MRIYTLVENPASDPIISWGKDNNSFVIWNLEEFIRRYIVHKFDCNRFSQFHADLRHYGFRRIKKGSGELEYGHEDFVRGQPERMKTLTLKAWRKSRAKFEVKEAAEEMRRLQI; this is translated from the exons ATGAGAATCTATACGCTTGTGGAAAATCCTGCATCGGATCCAATAATCTCATGGGGCAAAGACAACAACAGTTTCGTCATCTGGAATCTTGAAGAGTTTATTCGTAGATACATTGTTCACAAGTTCGATTGCAACAGATTCTCACAGTTTCACGCTGATCTTAGGCATTAT GGCTTTAGAAGAATCAAGAAGGGATCTGGGGAATTGGAATATGGACATGAAGATTTTGTGAGAGGCCAACCTGAGCGTATGAAGACGTTGACGCTCAAAGCTTGGAGGAAGAGCAGGGCCAAGTTTGAAGTTAAAGAAGCTGCAGAGGAAATGCGACGTTTACAGATTTGA